Within the Sporosarcina luteola genome, the region CTGCTCATAAACGCTTACCGGAAAAGGCAAGCGGATTGGGGTACGTACACGAAACAATATAAGGGCCTAATGAAGCAGTTGGAACGTTTCGGATTTAAACGGACGAACAGCATGACGCTATCCGAATATGCAAAAACAGTCGATTCGCACTTCGGTGGCCGTCGGATGCGGATGCTTACCGAGGCGTATGAACGCGGCCTCTATGGAGGATATACAAATCATGATGATTGGGCAGGCTTGCAGGAAATATGGGAAGATTTAATCAATAGGGCTTCCTGTTGATTTTTGCAAGTCGGAGGCGTAAGATTGAAAAAAAGAACAACCGATATGCCCTCATATAAATCCGATAATATGGTTCGGATGTTTCTACTAAGCCACCGTGAATGGCTTGTCTATGAAGGCAGGACAGTTATGTCTGTTTCTGCCTGCAGTAGAACGTTGAGACGCGTGGAAAGAAGGACTTTCTTACGCGTCTTTACTTATTTAGCGGCAACGGAAACTAATTGGAAGAGGTGGATCAATTGTCGACGGCTCCTTTATTGATTGAACAGGAAAAGATTGTAGTACTGAATTATGGTAACGCATATAACCAACTGATCACACGCACAATCCGTGAGCTCGGGGTTTACAGTGAATTGCATCCGCACACGGTTACAGCGGAGGAAATCAAAAATATGCAGGCTGTCGGAGTCATCCTTTCCGGCGGATCAAAGGAAGTTGATTACGGAATCGACGCCGGCATATTCGATCTCGGTATACCTGTACTCGGAATATCCTCAGGTGCGGAACTGATCGCCAAGCAATTCGGCGGAAAAACGGAAGTGACGGAAGATGCCGCGGACGTTCAGGAAGTCAATATGACTCCTGCTTCAAAGCTGTTTTCGGGACTTGCAGGAAAGCAATCCGTCTTAATGGGCAAAGGAAATGCGGTATCTGAATTGCCGACTGGCTTTACAGCAATCGCGACAGGCCCTGACGGCGGAACGGTCGCTTTCGCAAATGAAGAAAAACACCTTTATGGCGTACTGTTCCATCCGGAAGCTCCGCAATCCGCTGATGGCAAAGAAATATTGAGCAAATTCGTGCTCGCGGTTTGCGGCGCACAAAAAAGCTGGACGATGAAAAGTTTCATCGATATCGAAGTTGAAAAAATCCGTTCGCAAGTCGGCGACCGGAAAGTCCTTTGCGCACTAAGCGGCGGCGTCGATTCATCCGTAGTGGCAACGTTGATCCACCGCGCGATCGGCGACCAACTAACTTGCATTTTCGTTGACCACGGCCTTCTTCGTAAAGGTGAAGTGGAAAGCGTCGTCGACACATTCAGCAATCAATTCCATATGAACTTCATTAAAGTCGATGCCCGCAAACGTTTCTTGGACAAGTTGAAAGGCGTCACTGATCCAGAAGAGAAACGGAAAGTGATCGGCAATGAATTCATTTACGTATTCGATGAAGAATCCGCAAAACTTGAAGGAATCGACTTCCTCGCGCAAGGTACGATCTATGCGGACATCATTGAAAGCGGAACTGCGACAGATGAAGTGATCAAATCACATCATAATGTCGGCGGTCTGCCGGAAGACATGGAGTTCGAATTGATCGAGCCGTTGAAAGCATTGTTCAAAGACGAAGTGCGAGCGGTCGGAGCAGAACTTGGCTTGCCCGCTGATATCGTACAGCGCCAGCCGTTCCCGGGCCCAGGCCTCGGCGTTCGGGTACTAGGAGAAATTACGGAAGAGAAGCTTGAAATTGTCCGTGATGCGGACTGGATCCTCCGTGATGAAATCGCGAAAGCAGGACTTGATCGTGATATTTGGCAATACTTCGCAGTCCTGCCGAATATCCGAAGCGTCGGAAAGAGGAATGAAAAACGTTCCTATGACCATGCAATCGGCATTCGCGCTGTTCATTCGGTGGACGGCATGACAGCGGATTGGGCGCGCATCCCTTGGGACGTCCTAGAGAAAATCAGTACACGCATCACATCGGAAGTTGACCAAGTGAATCGTGTTGTCTACGATATTACCGCTAAACCACCGGGCACAATCGAGTGGGAATAAAGAAAACTGAATAACTGCATCGTATATCTTTGGGGATATGGCCCAAACGTCTCTACCGGAACGCCGTAAATGTTCTGACTACGATGATTGAATTTAAGGCGTAAATCGTTTTAATTTGATTGTCATGGGGAAGTATACGTGTAACTATCGTATACTTCCTTTTTTTGTATTTGATTATCAATGGATTTCCGACCTGACGACAACAGACCTTCGATTTCATTATAAAAATTACATAAAAGGACGGTTATCATGAAGAAATACTTTGAGTTTGATAAGCTTGGAACGAATTACCGGAGGGAAATCATCGGTGGGCTTACGACTTTCCTTGCAATGGCATATATTTTAGCGGTCAATCCACTCATGCTTTCATTGGAAGGGATACCTGATCTTCCTGATGCGATGCGCATGGATAAAGGCGCCGTTTTCGTAGCAACCGCGTTAGCAGCTGCAGTCGGTTCATTATTTATGGGGATAA harbors:
- the guaA gene encoding glutamine-hydrolyzing GMP synthase encodes the protein MSTAPLLIEQEKIVVLNYGNAYNQLITRTIRELGVYSELHPHTVTAEEIKNMQAVGVILSGGSKEVDYGIDAGIFDLGIPVLGISSGAELIAKQFGGKTEVTEDAADVQEVNMTPASKLFSGLAGKQSVLMGKGNAVSELPTGFTAIATGPDGGTVAFANEEKHLYGVLFHPEAPQSADGKEILSKFVLAVCGAQKSWTMKSFIDIEVEKIRSQVGDRKVLCALSGGVDSSVVATLIHRAIGDQLTCIFVDHGLLRKGEVESVVDTFSNQFHMNFIKVDARKRFLDKLKGVTDPEEKRKVIGNEFIYVFDEESAKLEGIDFLAQGTIYADIIESGTATDEVIKSHHNVGGLPEDMEFELIEPLKALFKDEVRAVGAELGLPADIVQRQPFPGPGLGVRVLGEITEEKLEIVRDADWILRDEIAKAGLDRDIWQYFAVLPNIRSVGKRNEKRSYDHAIGIRAVHSVDGMTADWARIPWDVLEKISTRITSEVDQVNRVVYDITAKPPGTIEWE